The DNA window CGTTCTGGGTGTTCATTTTTTGACTCCTGACACTAGCTAACGTCTTTACTGGTGTCAGCGTATAGTAAAACCGTTAGGTGGTGTCGCCATGACTTGGGAAAAGGACCGTCCAGCGGCGGCGGAGTTCCATCGCGTGCCCGCGCCGCTCGTGCCCGTGTTCGATTTCGTCAACACGCTCGACGCGCGCTCGTTCGGCGGCCGGAGCACGAGCGACGACCTGGCGGACTGGCTCGGCGAGCACACCGAGGACGAGGCGGCGCTCGCCGTGCGCCTGCGCACCGCGCTGCGCCAGTTGACCGAGGCGAACCGGGACGGAACCACGAAGAACCCCGCCGGTTTCGCCGCGCTCGCCGCCGAACTCCCGCTCGAAGCCCGTGTCCGCGGGCTCGCACCGGTGGACGGCGGCTGCCGAGGACGCCTGGAAGAACTGCTGGCCAGCGTCGTGATCGCGACAGCGGACGGCTCGTGGGCCCGAATGAAGACGTGCGGCGCGCCGGACTGCCAGTGGGTCTTCTACGACCATTCCAAACCCCGCAACGCGCGCTGGTGTTCGACCGCGGGCTGCGGCAACCGGATGAAGACCCGCGCTTACCGCGCGCGCGGCTGACCCCGAAGCGCTACACTTTTCACAAAGTTGTGAAAGTTTGTGCGAGGGGGCAGGACCCGATGGAGAAGGTGCACTTCACCGAAGAGAAGGCGACCATGCTCGCCACTCTGTACGGGCGCGCGGTGGACGCCAGGCTCGACCGCCCGATCCTCGGCGACCAGGCCGCGGCCGAGGCCGTCGACAAGATCGACTACGACTGGCGCAAGTTCGGGATGAAGACCGACGCGGCGCTGTCCGTCGCCGCGCGCGCGGCCGCGCTGGACGCCTGGACCAGGGAGTTCCTCGACGCGCACCCGACCGCGAACGTGCTCCACCTCGGCTGCGGCATGGACACGCGGGTGTACCGGATGGACCCGCCGCCGACGGTCCGCTGGTTCGACGTCGACTACCCGGAGACCGTCGAGCTGCGCGAGCGGATCTACCCCGCCCGCGACGGCTACCGGATGATCGGCAGCTCCGTGACCGAGCTCGGCTGGCTCGACGAGATCCCCGCCGACCGGCCGACGCTCGTCGTCGCCGAGGGCCTGACCATGTACCTCGACCCGGAGAAGGGCCGCGCGCTGCTGCGGGCGCTGGTCGAGCGCTTCCCGTCCGGCGAAATGGTCTTCGACGCGTTCAGCCGCGGGGCGATCGCGGTCCAGAAGATCAACACGCCGGTCCGCCGCTCCGGCGCGACGCTGCACTGGGGCCTGGCAGGCCCGGCCGAGCTGGAAGCGCTCGGGCTGACCGTCGTCGACGCGAAGAGCGCGATGGACCTCGTGACGCCGGAGTCGATCGACCGGTTCACGCCCGTCGCGAGGTGGTCGCTGAAGGTGCTGAGCAAGATCGCTTTCCTGCGCAACATGAGCCACCTGGTCCGCTGCCGGTTTTGAGCGCGCCCGCGCGCGGGTAACCAGGCGCCATGGCGAAGGAGGAGCTGGCGAAGTACCGCGCGAAGCGCGATCCGAATAGGACCCCCGAGCCGCAGGGGTCGACCCGGCGCGCCGGATCGCGGTTCGTCGTGCAGCGCCACGACGCCTCCAGCCTGCACTTCGACTTCCGGCTGGAGATCGACGGCGTGCTGGTGTCCTGGTCCGTCCCCAAAGGACCGTCGCTCGATCCGGACGAGAAGCGGCTCGCGATCCGCACCGAGGACCACCCACTGGACTATGTGGACTTCGAGGGCGTGATCCCGGCTGGCGAGTACGGCGGTGGCACGGTGGTCGTGTGGGACACCGGCACGTTCAGCCATCTCGGCGACGGTTCGCCGGGTGACGCGTTGCGCGACGGGCATCTTCGCGTCAAGCTCGACGGTAAGAAGGTGAGCGGGGCTTTCTCCCTGGTCAAGACCCGCTACTCCGGCAGGCAGGAGCAGTGGTTGCTGATCAAGAAGGACGACGGGGGCGCCGACCGGCGGCGCAAGCCCGCGAAGACCCAGCCCGAGTCCGTGCTGTCCGGCCGCACCAACGAGGACCTCGGGTGACCGCGCCGGGCTGGCGCGCCCCGATGCTCGCGACGCTGACCCAGGAGCGGTTCTCCAGCGAGAACTGGCTCTACGAACGCAAGCTCGACGGCGTCCGCACGATCTGCTCCCGCGACGGTGACGAGCCGAAGCTGTGGTCCCGCAACCAGAAGACGATGAACAACGCCTATCCCGAGATCGTCGAAGCGCTGGCGAAGTCCGGCGGTGAGCGGTTCGTCGCCGACGGTGAGATCGTGGCGTTCGCCGGGAAGCAGACGAGTTTCGGCGCGCTCCAGCCGAGGATCCACCTCACCGATCCCGAGCGCGCCCGCAAGACCGGGATCGAGGTCTTCTACTACCTGTTCGACCTGCTGTACTTCGACGGCCACGACGCGACAAGCCTGCCGTTGCGGCAGCGGAAGCAGTTGCTCGCCGATGCCTTCGACTTCGAGGACCCGCTGCGGCTGTCCGAACACCGCGACGGCGACGGCGAGGAGTTCTTCCGCGAAGCCTGCGCGAACGGCTGGGAGGGGCTCATCGCGAAACGCGTCGACGCGCCGTACCAGCACGGGCGGTCGCGTGACTGGTTGAAGTTCAAGTGCGTCAAGGACCAGGAGTTCGTGATCGGCGGGTTCACCGATCCGCAGGGCGCGCGGCACGGGTTCGGCGCGTTGCTGCTCGGCTACCACGACGGGGACGGGCTGCGGTTCGCGGGCAAGGTCGGCACCGGGTACACCGAGGAAGTCCTGCGGGACCTCACCGCGAAGCTGAAGAAGCTCGAACGGAAGTCGTCGCCGTTCGCCGAAACCGTGCAGGAAAAGGGAATTCACTGGGTGTCACCGGAGCTGGTCGCGCAGATCGGCTTCTCGGAGTGGACCGGCGACGGCAAGCTGCGCCACGCGCGGTACGTCGGGCTCCGGAACGACAAGGCAGCCGAAGACGTGGTCCGGGAGGCTTGATGAAGGCCGAGGACGTCGAGATTTCGCACACCGCCAAGGTTTTCTACCCCGAGGACGGACTGTCCAAAGGGGACGTGATCGAGCACTACCGCACGGTCGCCGACGTGATGGTGCCGCATCTGCGGGGGCGGCCGCTGACGTTGCGCCGCTATCCGGACGGGATCGAGGGCGAGGGCTGGTTCCAGAAGGAGGCTTCGGAGCACTTCCCGGACTGGGTCCGCGTCGAGGAAATGCCGCAACGCGACGGTGGATCGGTGCACCACGTGGTGTGCGAGGACGCGGCGACGCTGGTGTACCTGGCGAACCAGGCGACCATCGAGTTCCACGTGTGGACCTCCACTGTGGACAGTCCGGAGTGCCCGGACCTGATGGTGCTCGACCTCGACCCGCCCGAGGGCACGGGCACCGCGAAACTGCGCGAGATCGCCCGCCGCGGCCGCGACCAGCTCACCGGACTCGGGCTCGATCCGCACCTGCAGGCGACCGGCGGGCGCGGGTTCCACCTCGTCACCCCGCTCGACGCGACCGCCGACCACGACCTGGTTCGCGCGCTCGCCCGCGAGGCCGCCGACAAGCTGGCCGAAGGCGATCCCGAACACCTGACCACCGCGCAGCGCAAGGACAAGCGCGGCGACCGCGTCTTCCTCGACACTAACCGCAACGGCTACGCGCAGACCTTCGTCGCGCCGTATTCGCTGCGGGCGAGGCCGGGCGCCGCGGCCGCGACCCCGCTCGACTGGGCCGAACTGGGCAAGGCGGAGCCGGACGGCTGGCCGCCCGCGAAACTGCGGAACCGGTTGGCGCGCAAGGAAGATCCGTGGCGCGGCCTGCACGAGGGCGGCGCGTCCGCGGAAAAGTCGCTGCGGACGCTGAGGAGGTCCTGATGGCACGGCCGATCTGGAGCGGGTCGATCAACTTCGGCCTCGTCACCGTGCCGGTGGCGTTGTACAGCGCGACCGAGGACCACTCGATCCACTTCCGCCAGTTCGAGCGCGGCACCTCCGACCGCATCCGGTACCGCAGGGTCAACGAGCGCACCGGCAAGGAGGTCGACTACGACAAGATCGTCAAGGGCTACGAGCTGGACGACGGCGAGTACGTGCTCGTCGAACCCGAGGAGCTGGACGAGATCGCGCCGGGCCGGTCGCGCACGATCGACATCGAGTCCTTTGTGGACCTCGAAGAGGTGGACCCGATCTACTTCCAGCGCACCTACTGGCTCGGCCCGGCGAAGGAGGAGTTCCACCGCGCGTACGCGCTGCTGCTGCAGGCGATGGCGAAGACGAACCGGGCGGGGATCGCGCGCTTCGTCATGCGCGGCAAGGAATACCTGGCGGCGGTGCGCGCGGGCGACGGCGTGCTGACGTTGAACACCATGCACTTCGCCGCGGACATCCGGGATCCGGCGAAGGAGCTGAAGAGCCTGCCGGAGCTGAAGGCGCGCGGCAAGGAACTGGACATGGCGGTCAGCCTCGTCGACTCGATGACCGAGCAGTGGCAGCCGGACCAGTACGTGGACACCTACACCGAGCGCGTGAAGAAGCTCATCGACGACAAGAAGGCGGGCCGCACGGTCACCCCGGAGTCCGAGCCGTCGGAGCCGACGAAGGTGGTCGACCTGTTCGAGGCGCTTTCCCGCAGCGTCGAAGGCCGCCGCAAGGGCGGCAAACGCGGGAAGAAGAAGCCCGACGTGTCCGACCTGAGCAAGGCCGACCTGGAAAAGCTCGCGCGCGAACAGGACGTCAAGGGCCGCTCCAAGATGACGCGCGCCGAACTGGAGAAGGCGGTCAAGGCCTCCTGACTGGAAACTCACGTCAGCCGTCGCGTGCCCCGAAAGTGACCTTCGGGGAATCCAGTGCCCTGAACTTTCGGGGCACCGGCAAGCGGGGCAGGCGCGTCGCGGTAGTCGAGCGTGCGAGGGGTGGATGTGCGGCGTTGAGCGCCCCGAAG is part of the Amycolatopsis sp. CA-230715 genome and encodes:
- a CDS encoding CGNR zinc finger domain-containing protein is translated as MTWEKDRPAAAEFHRVPAPLVPVFDFVNTLDARSFGGRSTSDDLADWLGEHTEDEAALAVRLRTALRQLTEANRDGTTKNPAGFAALAAELPLEARVRGLAPVDGGCRGRLEELLASVVIATADGSWARMKTCGAPDCQWVFYDHSKPRNARWCSTAGCGNRMKTRAYRARG
- a CDS encoding class I SAM-dependent methyltransferase, which translates into the protein MEKVHFTEEKATMLATLYGRAVDARLDRPILGDQAAAEAVDKIDYDWRKFGMKTDAALSVAARAAALDAWTREFLDAHPTANVLHLGCGMDTRVYRMDPPPTVRWFDVDYPETVELRERIYPARDGYRMIGSSVTELGWLDEIPADRPTLVVAEGLTMYLDPEKGRALLRALVERFPSGEMVFDAFSRGAIAVQKINTPVRRSGATLHWGLAGPAELEALGLTVVDAKSAMDLVTPESIDRFTPVARWSLKVLSKIAFLRNMSHLVRCRF
- a CDS encoding DNA polymerase ligase N-terminal domain-containing protein, which gives rise to MAKEELAKYRAKRDPNRTPEPQGSTRRAGSRFVVQRHDASSLHFDFRLEIDGVLVSWSVPKGPSLDPDEKRLAIRTEDHPLDYVDFEGVIPAGEYGGGTVVVWDTGTFSHLGDGSPGDALRDGHLRVKLDGKKVSGAFSLVKTRYSGRQEQWLLIKKDDGGADRRRKPAKTQPESVLSGRTNEDLG
- the ligD gene encoding non-homologous end-joining DNA ligase; its protein translation is MTAPGWRAPMLATLTQERFSSENWLYERKLDGVRTICSRDGDEPKLWSRNQKTMNNAYPEIVEALAKSGGERFVADGEIVAFAGKQTSFGALQPRIHLTDPERARKTGIEVFYYLFDLLYFDGHDATSLPLRQRKQLLADAFDFEDPLRLSEHRDGDGEEFFREACANGWEGLIAKRVDAPYQHGRSRDWLKFKCVKDQEFVIGGFTDPQGARHGFGALLLGYHDGDGLRFAGKVGTGYTEEVLRDLTAKLKKLERKSSPFAETVQEKGIHWVSPELVAQIGFSEWTGDGKLRHARYVGLRNDKAAEDVVREA
- the ligD gene encoding non-homologous end-joining DNA ligase; this encodes MKAEDVEISHTAKVFYPEDGLSKGDVIEHYRTVADVMVPHLRGRPLTLRRYPDGIEGEGWFQKEASEHFPDWVRVEEMPQRDGGSVHHVVCEDAATLVYLANQATIEFHVWTSTVDSPECPDLMVLDLDPPEGTGTAKLREIARRGRDQLTGLGLDPHLQATGGRGFHLVTPLDATADHDLVRALAREAADKLAEGDPEHLTTAQRKDKRGDRVFLDTNRNGYAQTFVAPYSLRARPGAAAATPLDWAELGKAEPDGWPPAKLRNRLARKEDPWRGLHEGGASAEKSLRTLRRS
- the ku gene encoding non-homologous end joining protein Ku; this encodes MARPIWSGSINFGLVTVPVALYSATEDHSIHFRQFERGTSDRIRYRRVNERTGKEVDYDKIVKGYELDDGEYVLVEPEELDEIAPGRSRTIDIESFVDLEEVDPIYFQRTYWLGPAKEEFHRAYALLLQAMAKTNRAGIARFVMRGKEYLAAVRAGDGVLTLNTMHFAADIRDPAKELKSLPELKARGKELDMAVSLVDSMTEQWQPDQYVDTYTERVKKLIDDKKAGRTVTPESEPSEPTKVVDLFEALSRSVEGRRKGGKRGKKKPDVSDLSKADLEKLAREQDVKGRSKMTRAELEKAVKAS